From one Eucalyptus grandis isolate ANBG69807.140 chromosome 9, ASM1654582v1, whole genome shotgun sequence genomic stretch:
- the LOC104419772 gene encoding UPF0496 protein At2g18630 encodes MTGGQSSKKRSDDALPIPLPLNTNAQYMADLTSYEDACRTDPDLQAFDHTLHERTNRVINSLAVGVEVRSLSFESLREVTGSLLEMNQEVVKVILECKKDIWNNQELFALVEDYFENSLQTLDFCTALEKCLKRARDSQLLIQFAIQQFEQVEDGIEENKYAKTLEELQKFRAAGDPFTEEFFVIFQSVYKQQLAMLEKLQVRKKKLDKKLKSTKTWKRVSNMIFVAAFVSALIFSVVAAAVAAPPVITALAGAIAVPIGSVGKWCDSLWKNYQSALKGQRELISSMQVGTYITIKDMDSIKVLVSKLQVEIESFMQNADFASSEDEAVKLAIGEIKKRLAIFMERVEDLGAHADKCSREIRRARTVVVQRIIRHSNG; translated from the coding sequence ATGACGGGAGGGCAGTCCAGCAAGAAGAGAAGTGATGATGCCCTGCCAATTCCCCTCCCATTGAACACGAATGCCCAATACATGGCCGATCTGACCTCTTACGAGGATGCTTGTAGGACTGACCCTGATTTGCAAGCCTTTGATCACACCCTTCATGAGCGTACAAACCGCGTCATCAATAGTCTTGCAGTCGGTGTAGAGGTTCGGTCTCTGTCTTTTGAGTCTCTGAGAGAAGTGACAGGTAGTCTGCTGGAAATGAACCAGGAAGTAGTCAAAGTCATTCTTGAATGCAAGAAAGATATTTGGAATAATCAAGAACTGTTTGCTCTGGTCGAAGATTACTTTGAGAACAGCCTGCAGACGCTAGACTTCTGCACTGCTCTGGAAAAATGCCTAAAGCGTGCTCGTGACAGCCAATTACTGATCCAGTTCGCGATCCAGCAATTTGAACAAGTGGAAGACGGGATTGAAGAGAACAAGTATGCAAAAACCTTGGAAGAACTGCAGAAGTTTAGGGCAGCTGGGGACCCTTTTACTGAGGAATTCTTCGTGATCTTCCAATCCGTTTATAAGCAGCAATTGGCAATGTTGGAGAAACTACAAGTTCGGAAGAAGAAGCTTGATAAGAAGCTAAAATCTACCAAAACATGGAAGAGGGTCTCTAACATGATTTTCGTCGCCGCTTTCGTGTCAGCATTGATATTCTCGGTTGTGGCAGCAGCTGTGGCAGCACCGCCTGTCATAACAGCTTTGGCTGGTGCGATAGCTGTCCCAATTGGCTCGGTGGGTAAGTGGTGCGACTCCCTGTGGAAGAACTACCAGAGTGCTCTCAAAGGGCAGAGGGAGCTGATCAGCTCAATGCAGGTTGGGACCTACATAACTATCAAGGACATGGATAGCATTAAGGTTCTTGTCAGTAAGTTGCAGGTTGAGATTGAGTCTTTTATGCAAAATGCTGATTTTGCTTCTAGTGAAGATGAGGCTGTCAAGCTCGCTATAGGTGAAATCAAGAAAAGGCTGGCAATATTTATGGAAAGGGTCGAAGATCTGGGTGCACATGCTGACAAGTGTAGCCGGGAGATAAGGAGGGCAAGAACGGTTGTGGTGCAAAGGATAATCAGACACTCAAATGGCTAG